The window GGGTGTGTCGGTGTTAATTCTGCCACAGCAATGTCCTGCCATAGCCAACTTCAATCAAAACCCCCAATACCCTTACTCTATTTAGAAATCATATGACAGAGTCCATCTAGATAAAGATTACAGTGTTTAAGGATCCGAAAAACAGTTTACAAGTCGGAGACGGTCTTTCAGTCAAACGAAAGTCCAAATTGGATGAGAGTCAAATCAAAGAGATCAAGGACAGAAACAAGAGGGATCTGAACCTGGGCGGCCTTGTAGGCTGAGAAGGTATTCTCGGCGGCATCCTTGCGATCGGGTCCAGTCTTGAACTCGGCCAGGTATCGGTAGTAGTCGCCCTTCATCTTATAGTAGAAAACCTTGGAGTCAGCAGCACCAGAGGCCGGGATGAGGCTAGAGTCCAGAAGACGCAGAATACCGCCGCATATCGATGCGAGTTCGGACTCGATCCGGGCACGGTAGCCGCGGATGGTTTCGACGTGGTCGTGATTGCCGCGTGTCTCCTCCTTCTGCTCGATGGAGGAGACAATCCTCCAGGAGGCGCGTCGAGCTCCGATGACGTTCTTGTAAGCGACCGAGAGGAGGTTGCGCTCCTCCACCGTGAGCTCCTCTGCCTCCGCCGCACCGACGACCTTCTCCATGTACTCCACCATCTCCTCGTACCTCTCCGCTTGCTCCGCCAACTTCGCCAAGTAAACGTTCTGCTCCCTCGCCGCCATCGCTGCTCGAGTCACTGGCGAGATATCtcgctctctttttttttttctttctggaGTTGGAAAAGAGGAGCCGGGGAAGAAGAAGCGAGGAACGAGAGGAACCGATTGCCTTGCGGTAGTAAATAACCCATTTCCATACCGGTTGTTTATTGGCTGGAAGTCGGATCCGTGTCCAACGAGATAGTGGCTGTTTCAGCTGTGAGGTAATTAATTTCTCACTACAAATAATACCTTTCTTTTCGTGCTGTCTGTGGGTCCCACGATTGACCGCTTTTTTCTGACCGAAATAAAGTTACACAGTAGGATTCACATCCTGGTTTACCCAGGCGATTTTTGAATAGGGAAGGGACCCATGTTTTTAGAGTCTTAGAATGTAGACGGAGGTAACTTGTTGGGCGGATAGTGTCTTCCTTTCGGTCCTTTTAATGCCCGACGTGGCCGTGAGGTGTTTAATCTTATCGTGAGATATTCTGGACTATATTTTACTGGAATTGCAAaagctaaaaaaaaaacttactaaaaaataaatttatttataaaaataatatatcgcTTCTGTTTGAATGCGatagaaaaatactttttcagAATTCGGTGcactttataaaaatattttctttctaAGAGACTTTGCTCAATTCAGTATTTTGATTCTGTTTCCATATGAACATGCCGTCCATATTGTAGCATAAATATTTCATGGCATTTCTATAAAAATGGTTAAAATTATAACTttatattgatttattaatttaactttataTTTTATGAATATGATAAATTTTATATTGTAAAAACTATGTAAAAAAATTATGTATACAAATTCactatttaattttagttttcatattatttattgacgaatatagtttttttttataaaatagataCAACTAATCTACTATAATTAATCTTATTGTGTTAAAAGTTAACTTTTTTTATAgtgtttaaagaaattttaaatgtaTCTTAagtatcaaataaaaaaaaaatctttttttttttggctaaatTAAATGAATGTTGTGTATCGGGTAAAATTTCGCAAAGGTCCCTGTATTTATGGTAATATAAATACTAACAGTCCGCAATTCCGTCCCCGGCACTTGATCGCTCTGTTCCTTCCTCCCATGGCGGTGGCGCCCCCGGCCTCGGAGGTGGTTCCGGTGGTGGACC is drawn from Zingiber officinale cultivar Zhangliang chromosome 1B, Zo_v1.1, whole genome shotgun sequence and contains these coding sequences:
- the LOC121989369 gene encoding 14-3-3-like protein 16R, producing the protein MAAREQNVYLAKLAEQAERYEEMVEYMEKVVGAAEAEELTVEERNLLSVAYKNVIGARRASWRIVSSIEQKEETRGNHDHVETIRGYRARIESELASICGGILRLLDSSLIPASGAADSKVFYYKMKGDYYRYLAEFKTGPDRKDAAENTFSAYKAAQDIAVAELTPTHPIRLGLALNFSVFYYEILNSPDKACALAKQAFDEAISELDTLGEESYKDSTLIMQLLRDNLTLWTSDMQEDGVDDIRESGKPEDGDEH